The Hymenobacter oligotrophus genome has a window encoding:
- a CDS encoding pseudouridine synthase translates to MRYILVNKPFEVLPQFTDEAGRATLKQFVAVPDVYPVGRLDYDSEGLMLLTDDKQMQFRLAEPRYKVPKTYWVQVEGVPTDEALEQLRRGVQIKDGFTAPAQVRLLPEVPEQVWERSKPVRFRANIPTSWIELTISEGMNRQVRKMTAAVGFPTLRLIRAGIATLTLSNLAPGQWRELVATEIQELKQLTAANLPGETAPARKKPTERYDPNFEQKVAARKAAQAARAGGKFGFSRGPKSAGGGRSAGGPGASGGRSAGAAPRGSKPTGGSTAPRPGGKPAGPGRSGNGRSSATGRGTRGSR, encoded by the coding sequence ATGCGCTACATCCTCGTCAACAAACCCTTCGAAGTCCTGCCCCAGTTTACCGACGAGGCCGGCCGTGCCACCCTTAAGCAGTTCGTGGCCGTGCCCGACGTGTACCCCGTCGGCCGCCTCGATTACGACTCGGAGGGCCTGATGCTGCTCACCGACGACAAGCAAATGCAGTTTCGGTTGGCCGAGCCGCGCTACAAAGTGCCCAAAACCTACTGGGTGCAGGTAGAAGGCGTACCCACCGACGAAGCCCTGGAGCAGTTGCGCCGCGGCGTGCAAATTAAAGACGGCTTTACGGCGCCGGCCCAAGTGCGCCTGCTGCCCGAGGTGCCGGAGCAGGTATGGGAACGCAGCAAGCCCGTACGTTTCCGGGCCAATATCCCGACGAGCTGGATTGAGCTGACCATATCGGAAGGCATGAACCGCCAAGTGCGCAAAATGACCGCCGCCGTGGGCTTCCCCACGCTGCGCCTCATCCGGGCTGGCATTGCCACGCTCACGCTCAGCAACCTAGCCCCCGGCCAATGGCGCGAGCTGGTGGCAACCGAAATTCAGGAGCTTAAGCAGCTGACCGCAGCCAACTTACCCGGCGAAACCGCTCCGGCCCGCAAGAAGCCCACCGAGCGTTACGACCCCAACTTCGAGCAAAAGGTAGCCGCCCGCAAAGCGGCCCAGGCAGCCCGCGCAGGCGGCAAGTTTGGCTTCTCGCGCGGCCCTAAAAGTGCCGGCGGTGGTCGTTCGGCTGGTGGGCCAGGTGCATCGGGTGGTCGTTCGGCTGGTGCGGCGCCTCGCGGTAGCAAACCCACAGGCGGCAGCACTGCGCCGCGCCCGGGCGGCAAGCCGGCGGGCCCAGGCCGCTCAGGCAACGGTCGCTCATCAGCAACGGGCCGGGGCACGCGTGGTTCGCGCTAG
- a CDS encoding alpha/beta hydrolase — MLFVLANVVAFNHAWRFTHFSAEVGRHTANPEQLSLAEKLWVLATGICNPKPVNAGLPAFAYRTVKISSPNGRLESWYSPVPQARGTVALFHGYTSDKSRLLREAAYFRHLGYSVLLTDFAGAGGSEGYRITVGYREAYDVAAAVRWLQLQYPRQCIVLYGVSMGAVAILRAESELGVQAAANIIECPYGSMLQTAQNRFAFMGIPAFPMANLLVFWGGVQNGFWAYGLSAEAYAANIKTPTLLMWGTADPRVTRQETDAVFAALGGPKQRHDFAGSGHEPYWRKHEAEWRRTTEEFLLRTGTAAASTN, encoded by the coding sequence TTGCTTTTTGTACTTGCCAACGTAGTTGCGTTCAACCACGCATGGCGCTTCACACACTTTTCGGCGGAGGTTGGTCGCCACACGGCCAATCCGGAGCAGCTTTCACTTGCTGAAAAGCTGTGGGTGCTGGCAACGGGCATTTGCAACCCCAAGCCCGTGAATGCCGGCTTGCCCGCGTTTGCTTATCGCACGGTTAAAATCAGCAGCCCCAACGGCCGGCTCGAAAGCTGGTACAGCCCAGTGCCGCAGGCACGCGGCACCGTGGCGCTGTTCCACGGCTACACCAGCGACAAATCGCGCCTGCTCCGCGAAGCGGCCTACTTCCGCCACCTAGGATACTCGGTGCTGCTCACCGATTTTGCCGGTGCCGGCGGCTCCGAGGGCTACCGCATAACCGTAGGTTACCGCGAGGCCTACGATGTGGCGGCGGCAGTGCGCTGGCTGCAACTGCAATACCCTAGGCAATGCATTGTGCTGTACGGTGTGAGCATGGGCGCCGTAGCTATTCTGCGGGCCGAAAGCGAACTGGGCGTGCAAGCCGCGGCCAACATTATTGAGTGCCCTTACGGCAGCATGCTGCAAACGGCGCAAAACCGGTTTGCCTTCATGGGCATACCGGCATTCCCGATGGCCAACTTGCTGGTGTTCTGGGGTGGTGTGCAAAACGGTTTCTGGGCCTACGGCCTCTCTGCCGAAGCCTACGCCGCAAACATCAAAACGCCCACGCTGCTGATGTGGGGCACCGCCGACCCGCGCGTAACCCGCCAGGAAACCGATGCTGTCTTCGCGGCCCTAGGTGGCCCCAAGCAGCGCCACGACTTTGCAGGCAGTGGGCACGAGCCCTATTGGCGCAAGCACGAAGCTGAGTGGCGGCGTACAACTGAAGAGTTTTTGCTTCGCACCGGTACTGCAGCGGCCAGCACCAATTGA
- the dnaK gene encoding molecular chaperone DnaK — MGKIIGIDLGTTNSCVAVMEGNEPVVIPNSEGRRTTPSIVAFLDNGKGERKVGDPAKRQAITNPHNTIQSIKRFMGRRFSEVTEETKHVAYQLASGSNNTVGVQIGDRQYTPQEISAMVLQKMKQTAEDYLGQPVTEAVITVPAYFNDAQRQATKEAGAIAGLDVKRIINEPTAAALAYGLDKDHSNHKVAVYDLGGGTFDISILELDNGVFEVLSTNGDTHLGGDDFDQVIINFLADQFASENEGMDLRKDAMALQRLKEAAEKAKIELSSSTETEINLPYITATATGPKHLVVKLSRAKFEQLADSLIRRSMEPVRKALQDAGLSASDINDVILVGGSTRIPRIQEEVEKFFGKKPSKGVNPDEVVAVGAAIQGGVLTGEVKDVLLLDVTPLSLGIETMGGVMTKLIEANTTIPTKKSETFSTASDNQPSVEIHVLQGERPMASQNRTIGRFHLTDIPPAPRGVPQIEVIFDIDANGILHVTAKDKGTGKEQKIRIEASSGLSDADIERMRQEAQANADADKAERERIDKLNQADSMIFQTEKQLKEYGDKLSAGNKSAIESALADLRSAHESKDVARVDSAMEAINAAWQAASQEMYAQSGAQGGPQGYPGGDASGFQGGQPGGNGQQAQGAPHDNVTDVDYEEVDGNK; from the coding sequence ATGGGAAAGATTATCGGTATTGACCTCGGCACGACCAACTCGTGCGTGGCCGTAATGGAAGGCAACGAACCGGTTGTAATTCCGAACAGCGAAGGCCGCCGTACGACGCCGTCGATTGTGGCCTTTCTCGATAATGGCAAAGGCGAACGTAAGGTAGGCGACCCTGCCAAGCGCCAGGCTATTACCAACCCGCATAACACCATCCAGTCGATCAAGCGCTTCATGGGCCGCCGTTTCTCGGAAGTAACCGAGGAAACCAAGCACGTGGCGTACCAGCTGGCCAGCGGCTCGAACAACACCGTGGGCGTGCAAATCGGCGACCGTCAGTACACCCCGCAGGAAATTTCGGCCATGGTGCTTCAGAAGATGAAGCAAACCGCCGAAGACTACCTCGGCCAGCCCGTAACCGAAGCGGTTATTACCGTGCCGGCTTACTTCAACGACGCCCAGCGCCAGGCCACCAAAGAAGCCGGTGCCATTGCGGGCCTCGATGTGAAGCGCATCATCAACGAGCCCACGGCCGCTGCCCTGGCCTACGGCCTCGACAAAGACCACTCGAACCACAAAGTGGCCGTGTACGACCTCGGCGGTGGTACGTTTGATATTTCCATCCTCGAGCTCGACAACGGCGTGTTTGAGGTGTTGAGCACCAACGGCGACACCCACCTAGGTGGCGACGACTTCGACCAGGTTATCATCAACTTCCTGGCCGATCAGTTTGCCTCCGAAAACGAAGGCATGGACCTGCGCAAAGACGCCATGGCCCTGCAGCGTTTGAAGGAAGCCGCCGAGAAAGCCAAGATTGAGCTGTCGTCGTCGACGGAAACGGAAATCAACCTGCCCTACATCACCGCTACGGCTACCGGCCCCAAGCACTTGGTGGTGAAGCTGAGCCGCGCCAAGTTCGAGCAGCTGGCCGATTCGCTGATTCGCCGCTCGATGGAACCGGTGCGCAAGGCCCTGCAAGACGCCGGTTTGTCGGCCTCGGATATCAACGACGTGATTCTGGTAGGTGGCTCCACCCGCATTCCGCGCATCCAGGAAGAGGTAGAGAAGTTCTTCGGCAAGAAGCCTTCGAAGGGCGTTAACCCCGACGAGGTAGTGGCCGTGGGCGCTGCCATCCAGGGCGGTGTACTGACGGGCGAGGTGAAGGACGTGCTGCTGCTCGACGTAACCCCGCTGAGCCTCGGCATCGAAACGATGGGCGGCGTGATGACCAAGCTCATCGAAGCCAACACCACCATCCCGACCAAGAAATCGGAAACCTTCTCGACGGCTTCGGACAACCAGCCTTCGGTAGAGATTCACGTGTTGCAGGGCGAACGTCCGATGGCTTCGCAGAACCGCACCATCGGCCGCTTCCACCTCACCGACATTCCGCCGGCACCCCGCGGCGTTCCGCAAATCGAAGTAATCTTCGACATCGACGCCAACGGTATCCTGCACGTAACGGCTAAGGACAAAGGCACCGGCAAGGAGCAGAAGATCCGCATCGAAGCTTCGTCGGGTCTGTCCGACGCCGATATCGAGCGCATGCGCCAGGAGGCTCAGGCCAACGCCGACGCCGATAAAGCCGAGCGCGAGCGTATCGATAAGCTGAACCAGGCCGACTCGATGATCTTCCAGACCGAGAAGCAGCTGAAAGAGTACGGCGACAAACTGAGCGCCGGCAACAAATCGGCTATCGAATCGGCTTTGGCTGATTTGCGCTCGGCCCACGAAAGCAAAGACGTAGCCCGCGTTGACTCGGCTATGGAGGCCATCAACGCTGCTTGGCAGGCGGCTTCGCAGGAGATGTACGCCCAGAGCGGCGCGCAAGGTGGCCCGCAGGGCTACCCCGGCGGCGACGCCAGCGGCTTCCAGGGCGGCCAGCCCGGCGGCAACGGCCAGCAGGCCCAAGGCGCCCCGCACGACAACGTGACGGACGTAGATTACGAAGAAGTGGACGGCAACAAGTAA